A genomic region of Palaemon carinicauda isolate YSFRI2023 chromosome 11, ASM3689809v2, whole genome shotgun sequence contains the following coding sequences:
- the LOC137649248 gene encoding uncharacterized protein, producing the protein MASRAVYLDFCPSLDAGEFILALRRFCATPGAPSFITSDNHQTFKTASNLLQGLYEEDEVQQFLRKTGIDWRFQTPHVPWKGGFFERLIGVTKRTLQIALGKKYLPDAHVLTLVKEAEAVVNNRPLM; encoded by the coding sequence atggccagcagggccgtgtacctcgatttctgcccctccctggacgCGGGAGAATTCATCTTAGCCCTAAGACGATTTTGTGCTACCCCCGGTGCTCCGTCTTTCATCACATCtgataatcatcaaacgttcaagactgccagcaacctccttcagggactttatgaagaggatgaagtccagcagttcctgaggaaaactggcatagatTGGCGCTTTCAGACGCCCCATgtaccttggaaaggtgggttcttcgagcgcctGATTGGAGTGACGAAAcgtaccctccagatagccctcgggaagaagtacctgccggacgcccacgtactaacccttGTGAAGGAAGCAGAGGCGGTGGTGaataacaggcctctaatgtag